A region of Periophthalmus magnuspinnatus isolate fPerMag1 chromosome 13, fPerMag1.2.pri, whole genome shotgun sequence DNA encodes the following proteins:
- the synrg gene encoding synergin gamma isoform X6 has product MALRPGPGGGGSFAFPVGGGLGPPQGMVPMQQQQQPQQQGFPMVQVMQPNMQGMMGLNFGGQMPPGAMPMQGGMAIGMQAPGMQFMGQPQFMSMRPAGPQYTADIQKQMAEEHQKRLEQQQKMLEEDRKRRQFEEQKQKLRLLSSVKPKSQIGEKSRDDALEAIKGNLDGFSRDAKMHPTPSAQSKKPGVGVFQPQEQISSILPAWVYNDSLVPEMFKKVLEFTMTPAGIDTAKLYPILMSSGLPREALGQIWATANRTTPGMLTKEELYTVLALIAVAQSGLPAMNVEILNQFPSPPVPNLPALAMALAPVLPQQPLMTQPPVSMPMPTPAPSVMPMAPAATSQAPTNTNFIASFPPAQAAKTDDDDFQDFQEAPKPGTADSSFTDFQGESSGSFSTSIPPQPQNSMPAMLTPVSGSSSASSSDKYAVFKQLSLDQPSEPTPPSSDSGDKYSVFRQLEQTADKKPVGEGFADFKSVSADDGFTDFKTADSISPLDPSEQTKIFQPSFSSAFPTSQSLQQLPQQQPAVTLSQSKNPLNMADLDLFSSIAPSAPGSSEAKSSTFPPVSIPPSLVLLPGGSKPPSGGADDFGDFALFGSSSSEAIPSASAGGSSTVPQDDFADFMAFGNSSKETKDISAGTQGETPRSQQGSDKYDVFKQLSLEGGLTYDDSKESGGGSFSSLKSDNDDFADFQASKFCTALGASEKTLVDKVAAFKHTKEDCASVKSLDLPSIGGSSVGKDDSEDALSVQLDLKHDMGGDLKHVMSDSSLDLPGLSSHQPPATEGDDMKFDQFQTSALSTLANYDWSEECVSTDRKPQALDALSLPSSEPTRRKELSFGSSENITGTSKGKSATSFPPEDNTSDKFADFGIGDHTGADEDDDFGDFASTVSEKSDSPAAATETGSDSTQSEALDEFGAFQGDKPKFGKSDFLKASTQTKVKSSEEMIINELATFDLSVQGSHKRSHSLGEKEIGRSPPSPAPEQHFRDRSNTLNEKPALPVIRDKYKDLTGEVEESERYAYEWQRCLESALEIITKANNTLNSISSSSVCTEVIQSAQGMEYLLGVVEVYRVTRRVELGIKATAVCSEKLQQLLKAISRVWNNLLSFMSLAKLAPDETSLDFSSCILRPGIKNAKELACGVCLLNVDARSKNKEESTIGRLFKRALNRDNDKRLSAFNSETDNFKLLYGGHQYHASCANFWINCVEPKPPGLILPDLL; this is encoded by the exons ATGGCGCTGCGACCAGGACCTGGGGGAGGTGGCAG cTTTGCGTTTCCCGTTGGAGGGGGTTTAGGTCCACCACAGG GTATGGTGCCCatgcaacaacagcagcagccccAACAACAGGGCTTCCCTATGGTTCAGGTCATGCAGCCCAACATGCAAGGTATGATGGGACTGAATTTTGGAGGACAGATGCCTCCGGGTGCCATGCCAATGCAG GGTGGGATGGCCATTGGGATGCAGGCCCCTGGAATGCAGTTCATGGGTCAGCCTCAGTTCATGAGTATGCGACCGGCAGGACCACAGTATACCGCAGATATTCAAAAACAAATGGCTGAGGAACACCA AAAACGTCTTGAACAGCAGCAAAAGATGTTGGAAGAGGACAGGAAAAGACGACAGTTTGAGGAGCAGAAACAGAAGCTAAGGCTGTTGAGCAGTGTCAAACCCAAG TCTCAGATAGGAGAGAAGAGCCGTGATGATGCCTTGGAGGCCATAAAAGGCAACCTGGATGGTTTCAGCCGAGATGCTAAAATGCATCCTACACCTTCTGCACAAAGCAAGAAACCAg GTGTTGGCGTCTTTCAACCACAAGAACAAATTTCATCTATTTTGCCTGCCTGGGTTTACAACGACAGCCTTGTTCCTG aAATGTTCAAAAAGGTTCTTGAGTTCACCATGACCCCAGCTGGAATAGATACAGCCAAGCTCTATCCCATTCTAATGTCGTCAGGACTTCCTCGGGAAGCACTGGGTCAGATCTGGGCAACGGCCAACCGCACAACGCCAGGCATGCTGACCAAAGAGGAGCTCTACACGGTACTCGCTCTCATAGCTGTTGCACAG AGTGGCCTCCCAGCAATGAATGTGGAAATCCTAAATCAGTTTCCGTCTCCGCCCGTTCCTAACCTGCCTGCTCTGGCGATGGCCTTGGCCCCAGTCCTCCCACAGCAGCCTCTGATGACCCAACCTCCAGTGTCTATGCCCATGCCCACACCTGCCCCATCTGTCATGCCCATGGCCCCCGCAGCAACCAGCCAAGCCCCCACAAACACTAATTTCATTGCTAGTTTTCCTCCTGCCCAG GCGGCAAAAACAGATGATGATGACTTTCAAGATTTCCAAGAGGCGCCCAAACCAGGGACAGCTGACTCATCTTTCACTGATTTCCAGGGGGAGTCTAGTGGCAGCTTTTCCACCTCTATCCCACCACAACCACAAAATAG CATGCCGGCCATGCTGACTCCTGTGTCTGGCTCTAGTTCTGCTTCATCCTCTGATAAATATGCCGTCTTCAAGCAGCTGTCTTTGGACCAACCTTCAGAGCCTACTCCTCCCTCTTCAG ACAGTGGAGACAAGTACAGCGTGTTCCGACAGCTGGAGCAAACTGCTGACAAGAAGCCAGTTG GGGAAGGATTTGCAGATTTCAAGTCTGTCAGTGCTGATGATGGCTTCACAGACTTTAAAACCGCGGACAGCATCTCTCCATTAGACCCCTCCGAACAAACCAAGATTTTTCAgccttctttctcctctgcatTTCCTACTTCTCAGTCTCTACAGCAGCTCCCACAGCAGCAACCTGCTGTTACTCTCTCTCAGTCCAAAAACCCACTCAACATGGCCGACCTGGACCTGTTCTCTTCTATAGCTCCCTCTGCCCCTGGCTCCTCAGAGGCCAAATCTAGCACATTCCCCCCTGTGTCTATACCCCCCTCTTTAGTGCTCCTCCCAGGTGGGTCTAAGCCCCCGTCTGGAGGAGCGGATGACTTTGGTGACTTTGCTCTGTttggttcttcttcttctgaggCTATCCCAAGTGCATCAGCAGGAGGCAGCTCAACAGTCCCCCAAGATGACTTTGCAGACTTTATGGCATTTGGTAACTCTAGTAAAGAAACTAAAGACATCAGTGCAGGGACTCAGGGAGAGACCCCTAGGTCTCAGCAAGGCTCTGACAAGTATGACGTATTCAAACAGCTGTCTCTGGAGGGTGGTCTGACCTATGACGATTCAAAAGAGAGTGGTGGGggctctttctcttctcttaaGAGTGACAATGATGACTTTGCAGACTTTCAAGCATCTAAGTTCTGCACTGCCCTCGGCGCCTCAGAAAAGACCTTAGTGGACAAAGTGGCTGCATTCAAACACACTAAGGAGGACTGTGCCTCTGTGAAATCCCTGGACCTCCCTTCCATTGGGGGCAGCAGTGTGGGAAAGGACGACTCTGAGGACGCGCTGTCAGTGCAGCTGGACCTGAAACACGACATGGGTGGAGATTTGAAGCATGTGATGTCAGACAGCTCCTTGGACCTACCAGGACTCTCCTCCCATCAGCCGCCCGCTACAG AAGGAGATGACATGAAATTCGACCAGTTCCAGACCTCTGCGCTCAGCACCTTGGCTAACTACGACTGGTCTGAGGAATGCGTCTCCACTGACAGGAAGCCACAAGCTCTGGATGCACTGTCTCTTCCGTCTTCTGAACCCACACGGCGAAAGGAATTGAGTTTTGGTAGCTCCGAAAACATCACCGGCACCTCTAAAGGAAAGTCTGCCACCTCTTTTCCTCCTGAGGACAACACTTCGGACAAGTTTGCAGACTTTGGTATTGGGGACCACACTGGTGCAGACGAGGATGATGATTTTGGGGACTTTGCCAGCACTGTGTCTGAGAAGTCAGACTCTCCAGCTGCTGCCACGGAGACGGGCTCAGACAGCACCCAGAGTGAGGCCCTGGATGAGTTTGGAGCTTTTCAAGGAGATAAGCCCAAGTTTGGAAAGTCAGACTTTCTCAAAGCAAGCACCCAAACCAAAGTCAAGTCCAGTGAGGAGATGATAATAAATGAGCTGGCGACATTTGACCTTTCAGTTCAAG GTTCACATAAGAGAAGTCACAGTTTAGGTGAGAAAGAAATTGGGCGTTCACCTCCATCTCCAGCTCCAGAGCAGCACTTCAGGGATCGATCCAACACCTTGAATGAGAAACCTGCACTACCTGTTATAAGGGACAAATACAAGGACCTGACCGGAGAGGTGGAG GAGAGTGAACGATATGCATATGAGTGGCAGAGATGTCTAGAAAGTGCTTTGGAG ATAATCACCAAGGCTAACAACACACTCAACAGCATCAGCAGCTCATCTGTCTGCACAGAGGTGATCCAGTCTGCTCAGGGCATGGAGTACTTGCTGG GTGTTGTGGAGGTGTATCGCGTCACTCGCCGTGTGGAGCTGGGCATCAAAGCCACGGCGGTGTGCTCAGAGAAACTACAGCAGCTGCTAAAAGCCATCAGTCGAGTGTGGAATAACCTCTTAAGCTTCATGTCACTGGCCAAACTCGCG CCTGATGAGACCTCTTTAGATTTTTCCTCTTGTATTTTGCGACCTGGCATCAAGAACGCCAAGGAGCTGGCCTGTGGGGTGTGCCTTCTAAATGTTGATGCTCGTAGTAAG AACAAAGAGGAAAGCACTATTGGACGCCTATTTAAACGA GCATTGAATAGAGACAATGACAAGAGGTTATCG gCCTTTAACTCGGAAACAGACAACTTCAAGCTGCTGTATGGAGGTCACCAGTACCATGCCAGCTGTGCCAACTTCTGGATTAACTGTGTGGAGCCCAAACCTCCAGGCCTCATCCTGCCTGACCTGCTCTGA